A stretch of Antennarius striatus isolate MH-2024 chromosome 6, ASM4005453v1, whole genome shotgun sequence DNA encodes these proteins:
- the LOC137596683 gene encoding sarcolipin — translation MERSAKELFLNFMIVLITVLLMWLLVKTYQD, via the coding sequence ATGGAGCGCTCGGCAAAGGAGCTGTTCCTCAACTTCATGATCGTCTTAATCACTGTGCTGCTGATGTGGCTGCTGGTGAAAACTTACCAGGACTGA
- the kbtbd3 gene encoding kelch repeat and BTB domain-containing protein 3 — MDESQESSSRITNGHNTSISTIPPGSAPQSDGLPENRTLLRMSESHGLQLLGVLKSFRERSLMFDFTIMVQGRSYPCHRCVLAACSDFFRAMFEVDMRERDDGSVTLDNQCPGAVSSFLDFAYSGETLITDGNIDTLFQLASFLQVSVLSRACSDFLIGTLDLSNCLSLLSLAEAYGSASLLRTANDFVIQNFFDLSKTPDFLDMQVNMLEACLRSDALNVPSEEDIVTSLLKWVRHDLPGRQKLLPGLFSLTRLHHIPALKMLRHSDTLLCGSESCLALLSEAQNRQDQYSGLLTDARPATTQSYIYIHKTEENGEICHTFCYSLETDQWKELGTQHAEGTATIPDPPGSYLTSYAEKMFVTGGCQKSCCRSIRLHVAEPSHDALDEVWCFCPVTLTCTPAPAMLKPRTMHIAITCLDRIYVIGGRTKGSREGAPILLEVEYYDPLTQAWFSVSSLPTPIFYPEAAACGNLIYILGSEVEITDSFNPSLDCFFSYDAHRDQWNRLVAEFGQFFHATLVKAVSVNNILYLCDLSTYKVYSFCPETCIWKGEGSFECAGFNAGAVGMRDRIYILGGDYSPDEITDEVQVYHSGRSQWEEVSPMPRALTEFHCQLISFNRYRDPWGA, encoded by the exons atggatgaatcTCAAGAGTCGTCCTCCCGTATCACCAACGGCCACAACACCAGCATCAGCACCATCCCTCCTGGCAGTGCTCCACAAAGCGATGGGCTCCCAGAAAACAGGACCCTACTGCGGATGTCGGAGTCACACGGGCTCCAGTTGCTGGGTGTGCTCAAGTCATTCAGGGAGCGAAGCTTGATGTTTGACTTCACCATTATGGTCCAGGGACGCAGCTATCCATGCCATCGCTGCGTCCTGGCTGCGTGCAGTGATTTCTTCag GGCCATGTTTGAGGTGGACATGCGAGAGCGTGACGACGGCTCAGTGACCCTGGATAACCAGTGCCCGGGGGCAGTGAGTTCTTTCCTGGACTTTGCCTATTCTGGGGAGACGCTCATCACTGATGGAAATATAGACACGCTGTTTCAGCTCGCGTCTTTTCTACAG GTGTCAGTCCTGTCCCGAGCATGCAGTGACTTCCTGATTGGAACCTTGGATCTTTCTAACTGTCTGTCCCTCCTCTCCCTTGCTGAGGCCTACGGCTCAGCCTCCCTCCTACGAACTGCAAACGACTTTGTGATTCAGAACTTCTTTGACCTTTCCAAAACACCAGACTTCCTGGATATGCAG GTAAATATGCTGGAAGCATGCCTAAGGTCAGATGCTTTAAACGTGCCCAGTGAAGAGGATATAGTGACGTCACTTCTTAAATGGGTCCGTCATGATCTTCCCGGAAGACAAAAGCTGTTACCAGGCTTGTTCTCTCTAACCAGGCTCCACCATATTCCTGCTCTGAAG ATGCTGCGTCATTCAGACACTCTCCTCTGCGGCAGCGAGTCTTGTCTTGCCCTGCTGTCAGAGGCCCAGAACCGACAGGATCAGTACAGCGGCCTGCTCACTGATGCCAGGCCGGCCACCACACAGAGCTACATCTACATCCACAAAACGGAGGAGAACGGAGAAATCTGCCACACCTTCTGCTACTCTCTGGAAACAGACCAGTGGAAAGAACTGGGAACACAACATGCAGAGGGGACAGCCACCATACCAGACCCACCAGGATCCTACCTCACCAGCTATGCTGAGAAG ATGTTTGTGACGGGCGGCTGCCAGAAGAGCTGTTGCCGATCGATTCGCCTCCATGTAGCCGAGCCGTCTCATGATGCCCTGGATGAGGTTTGGTGCTTCTGTCCCGTGACTCTAACCTGCACTCCTGCTCCAGCCATGCTGAAGCCTCGGACCATGCACATAGCCATCACCTGCCTGGACCGGATCTACGTGATTGGAGGACGGACCAAGGGATCCAGAGAGGGAGCTCCTATTCTTCTGGAG GTGGAATATTATGACCCTCTGACTCAGGCTTGGTTTTCCGTCAGCTCGCTGCCCACTCCCATCTTCTACCCCGAGGCTGCCGCTTGTGGCAATCTCATCTATATTCTGGGATCAGAGGTGGAGATCACAGACTCGTTCAACCCCTCACTGGACTGCTTCTTCTCCTATGATGCACACAGGGACCAGTGGAATCGCCTGGTGGCGGAGTTTGGCCAGTTCTTTCATGCCACACTGGTCAAGGCTGTGTCAGTTAACAACATATTGTACCTCTGTGACCTGTCCACATATAAG GTTTACAGTTTTTGTCCAGAGACCTGCATCTGGAAGGGTGAGGGGTCGTTTGAGTGTGCTGGGTTCAATGCAGGAGCAGTGGGGATGAGAGATAGAATCTACATCCTGGGAGGAGACTACTCACCCGACGAGATCACAGACGAAGTTCAG GTGTACcacagtgggaggagtcagTGGGAGGAAGTGAGTCCCATGCCCAGAGCCCTCACTGAGTTCCACTGCCAGCTCATCAGCTTCAACAGATACAGAGATCCATGGGGCGCCTGA